A part of Blastocatellia bacterium genomic DNA contains:
- a CDS encoding trypsin-like peptidase domain-containing protein, whose amino-acid sequence MPSLMLVSLSGKERGKTYIFDKEIILIGTDRSCDLLLPIEETTEEYNFVASEIIFKPTGFHLIHHNKEKCTIFINDNPIDKILIDNTVELQDGDLLGFQLRDKESRYSMHIIEDKSILPQPKQPTTNNNKAHLFPEVDVVGHIHPQTATRFLKGLVSGLWSEIPQAFKIFCVVLSLLSVIGLMFPLVYIFQSLKNQSQVITTLNQEQEKNLRTISELKTKNEQLLEAWNKDRKRFNLAQTINETYQGGVCLIQGVYTYINPQTGKQLRYLDSAFNNRPLIDETGQSNVSFDGTGAVFYEAFSGTGFLIDEGEVFTNRHVVHPWWQDDTDRLIIAQGGKPEIVELYAYFPGIKPKFELKVKTFSKENDVALCIFNQGDAAITKLPINPASEAATIGQAIVLVGYPTGVDGLIERLDDKVKNEINRKAFSPEERINEVSERGLIHPLISQGHINGLNAGRIIHDAATTEGGSGSPIFNSEGDVIGINSSILTTDRGVPVQGSNLGIPIKFALEIKQERLAK is encoded by the coding sequence ATGCCAAGTTTGATGCTCGTCTCCCTCTCAGGTAAAGAGAGAGGTAAAACATATATATTTGATAAAGAAATTATACTAATAGGTACAGATAGAAGTTGTGATTTACTTCTTCCTATAGAAGAAACTACAGAAGAATATAATTTTGTTGCATCAGAAATCATCTTTAAGCCTACAGGATTCCACTTAATACACCATAACAAAGAAAAATGTACTATTTTTATTAACGATAACCCTATTGATAAAATACTTATTGATAATACAGTAGAATTACAAGATGGTGATTTACTAGGGTTTCAGCTTAGGGATAAAGAATCACGCTATTCTATGCACATAATTGAAGATAAATCTATTTTACCTCAACCTAAACAACCTACCACAAATAACAACAAAGCACATCTTTTTCCAGAAGTTGACGTGGTGGGGCATATTCACCCACAAACAGCAACTAGATTTCTTAAAGGATTAGTTTCTGGCCTTTGGAGCGAAATACCTCAAGCATTTAAGATTTTTTGTGTTGTTCTATCATTACTAAGTGTGATAGGACTTATGTTTCCTTTAGTTTATATATTTCAATCACTTAAAAATCAATCTCAAGTAATTACTACGTTAAACCAGGAGCAAGAAAAAAACCTTCGTACAATTTCAGAGCTAAAAACAAAAAATGAACAACTACTAGAAGCATGGAATAAAGACCGTAAACGCTTTAACCTAGCACAAACCATTAATGAAACATATCAAGGTGGAGTATGTTTGATTCAAGGTGTTTATACTTATATTAATCCTCAAACTGGCAAACAGTTACGTTACTTGGATAGTGCTTTTAACAACCGACCTTTGATAGACGAAACAGGTCAATCAAATGTTAGTTTTGATGGTACAGGAGCAGTTTTCTATGAAGCATTCTCTGGAACAGGTTTTTTAATTGATGAAGGAGAAGTTTTTACTAACCGCCATGTAGTTCATCCTTGGTGGCAAGACGACACAGACCGCTTAATAATTGCCCAAGGTGGTAAACCTGAAATAGTTGAGTTATATGCTTATTTTCCTGGAATTAAACCTAAGTTTGAATTAAAAGTAAAAACGTTTTCTAAGGAAAACGACGTAGCACTTTGCATTTTTAACCAAGGAGATGCAGCAATTACTAAACTTCCTATTAACCCAGCAAGTGAAGCAGCAACTATTGGTCAAGCTATTGTTCTGGTTGGCTATCCAACAGGGGTAGACGGTTTGATTGAACGGCTAGATGATAAAGTAAAAAATGAAATTAATCGTAAAGCATTTTCCCCAGAAGAAAGAATTAATGAAGTTTCTGAGCGAGGTTTAATTCATCCGTTAATTAGCCAAGGCCATATTAATGGCTTAAATGCTGGCAGAATAATCCATGATGCCGCAACAACAGAAGGTGGCTCAGGGAGTCCTATTTTTAATAGTGAAGGTGATGTAATCGGTATCAACTCATCTATCTTAACAACTGATCGTGGCGTGCCAGTACAAGGTTCAAATCTAGGTATTCCAATAAAATTTGCGTTAGAAATAAAACAAGAAAGACTTGCAAAATAA